One region of Gossypium raimondii isolate GPD5lz chromosome 6, ASM2569854v1, whole genome shotgun sequence genomic DNA includes:
- the LOC105774414 gene encoding uncharacterized protein LOC105774414 has translation MAPEVMQQLHGYDFKADIWSLGITALELVHGHAPFSKHPPMKVLLMTLQNAPPGLDYERDKRFSKSFKEMVATCLVKDPKKRPASEKLLKHHFFKHARSYDSLVHTILDGLAPLGERLLKTKEADLLVQNKALYKDNEQLS, from the exons ATGGCTCCAGAAGTTATGCAGCAACTGCATGGTTATGACTTTAA AGCAGACATCTGGTCTTTGGGAATAACAGCTCTTGAACTTGTTCATGGCCATGCCCCATTTTCCAAGCATCCACCGATGAAA GTTTTGTTGATGACCTTGCAAAATGCTCCTCCTGGTCTTGACTACGAAAGGGACAAGAGGTTCTCAAAG TCTTTCAAGGAGATGGTAGCCACTTGCTTAGTGAAGGACCCAAAGAAACGTCCAGCATCCGAGAAGCTTTTGAAGcaccatttttttaaacatgCACGCTCCTATGATTCTCTTGTTCATACCATTCTGGATGGCCTTGCTCCATTAGGTGAAAGGCTGCTAAAG ACAAAAGAAGCTGATCTTCTTGTACAGAATAAAGCTCTCTACAAGGACAATGAGCAATTATCATAG